Proteins encoded by one window of Kwoniella dejecticola CBS 10117 chromosome 9, complete sequence:
- a CDS encoding peptide-methionine (S)-S-oxide reductase, with amino-acid sequence MAPKAPPPPTVPTAIKGRESVQQGGQGEGVEHATFASGCFWGTEHLFSKHYGHLPQFKAISGYTGGQAENPSYRQVCSGTTGHAEAVQLTYTTGSVSYAELVEFFYRTHDPTTVDRQGPDRGSQYRSAIFFHSSEQEDLAKKVTAEVQEKYLKGRPIVTQIARAGKWYPAEDYHQEYLDNNPGGYECPTHRFYW; translated from the exons ATGGCTCCTAAAGCGCCGCCCCCTCCGACTGTGCCTACCGCTATCAAAGGGCGAGAGAGTGTGCAgcaaggaggtcaaggtgaaggag TTGAACATGCTACTTTTGCATCGGGATGCTTT TGGGGCACAGAACACCTCTTCTCGAAACATTATGGACATCTTCCTCAGTTTAAAGCTATCTCGGGGTACACAGGCGgtcaagctgagaatccAT CGTACAGACAAGTATGTTCCGGTACGACAGGCCACGCCGAAGCAGTACAACTCACCTACACTACGGGTTCCGTGTCGTACGCTGAGCTCGTCGAATTCTTTTACCGGACACACGACCCTACGACGGTAGATCGACAAGGCCCAGATAGAGGTAGTCAGTATCGAAgtgccatcttcttccattcgtCTGAACAGGAAGatctggcgaagaaggtcacTGCTGAAGTGCAGGAGAAATA CCTCAAGGGAAGACCGATTGTCACGCAGATTGCGAGGGCGGGGAAATGGTATCCTGCTGAAGACTATCATCAAGAATACC TCGATAATAACCCAGGAGGATATGAATGCCCGACCCATAGATTCTACTGGTAA